In a single window of the Anguilla rostrata isolate EN2019 chromosome 4, ASM1855537v3, whole genome shotgun sequence genome:
- the slc7a14b gene encoding probable cationic amino acid transporter: MSAVFAKLDPRRVQWESTWYAFHSRILRTKPVESMLDGGGGGTGPHGTKLARVLTTVDLVSLGVGSCVGTGMYVVSGLVAKEMAGPGVIMSFIIAAVASILSGVCYAEFGVRVPKTTGSAYTYSYVTVGEFVAFFIGWNLILEYLIGTAAGASALSSMFDSLANHTISRFMINNIGTLNGLGKGEESYPDLLALVIAILVTVIVALGVKNSVGFNNVLNVINLVVWVFMMVAGLFFVSGSNWDNGRFLPYGWSGVMQGAATCFYAFIGFDIIATTGEEAKSPNTSIPYAITASLVTCLTAYVSVSVILTLMVPYNDIDGDAPLMEMFVVHGFQAAKYIVAVGSIAGLTVSLLGSLFPMPRIIYAMAGDGLLFRFLAHVSTYTETPAVACVVSGFLASLLALLVSLRDLIEMMSIGTLLAYTLVSVCVLLLRYQPESDIHGFVDFLTEEGGKKKEGVLAECEKDACSPASEGEEYGGPPNNTCGAKNLPSLGDNEMLIGKPDKSAYAPGHPNYGTVEMGSGIEADESESVYVMKLKKLLGPRYYTLRIRLGLPGKMDRPTAATGRTVTTCVMLLFVLIALFCSFVIFGAQHISRSSWWAVLLVAFMVALMAALIFIILQQPENPKKLPYMAPCVPFVPASAMLVNIYLMLKLSSITWIRFAVWCFVGLLIYFGYGMWNSTLEITAKEEEAHASTYQRYDAGVDDSFAMDEDLYPQDDGSQYQGWNAPEERGCQYQYQYQQPPAPDELDDNRTSSQGKRTKSKGKTKKGFEALVADDEMDYSPE, encoded by the exons ATGAGCGCAGTCTTTGCCAAACTGGACCCCCGTCGGGTCCAGTGGGAGTCGACATGGTACGCCTTCCACTCTCGCATCCTGCGGACCAAGCCTGTTGAGTCCATGCTGGATGGAGGCGGGGGTGGGACTGGCCCACATGGCACCAAGCTGGCACGGGTTCTGACCACTGTGGACCTGGTGTCCCTAGGCGTGGGCAGCTGCGTTGGCACTGGCATGTACGTGGTTTCCGGGCTCGTCGCCAAGGAGATGGCAGGCCCCGGGGTTATCATGTCCTTCATCATTGCAGCGGTGGCCTCTATTCTCTCAG GAGTGTGTTACGCGGAGTTCGGCGTGCGTGTGCCTAAGACTACAGGCTCAGCCTACACCTATAGCTACGTGACCGTGGGCGAGTTTGTGGCTTTCTTCATTGGCTGGAACCTCATCCTGGAGTACCTGATTGGCACAGCGGCGGGGGCCAGTGCACTCAGCAGCATGTTTGACTCCCTGGCCAACCACACCATCAGTCGCTTCATGATCAACAACATTGGAACCCTCAACGGCCTGG GGAAGGGTGAGGAGTCGTACCCGGACCTCCTGGCCCTGGTTATTGCCATCCTGGTGACAGTGATCGTAGCCCTGGGGGTGAAGAACTCTGTGGGGTTCAACAACGTGCTGAACGTCATCAACCTGGTGGTGTGGGTCTTCATGATGGTGGCCGGCCTCTTCTTCGTCAGTGGATCCAATTGGGACAATGGCAGGTTTCTGCCTTATGGCTGGTCTGGG GTCATGCAAGGTGCTGCCACCTGCTTCTATGCCTTCATCGGGTTTGACATCATCGCCACTACAGGCGAGGAAGCCAAGAGTCCCAACACTTCCATACCCTACGCCATCACCGCCTCCCTGGTGACCTGCCTGACGGCTTATGTCTCC GTCAGCGTTATCCTAACCCTGATGGTTCCCTATAACGACATCGATGGTGACGCGCCACTGATGGAGATGTTCGTGGTGCATGGGTTCCAAGCGGCCAAGTACATTGTGGCCGTTGGCTCCATCGCAGGGCTGACCGTCAGCCTGCTGGGCTCCCTATTCCCCATGCCCCGAATCATCTACGCCATGGCGGGGGACGGCCTGCTTTTCAG ATTCCTGGCCCATGTGAGCACGTACACAGAGACACCAGCGGTGGCCTGTGTGGTTTCGGGGTTCCTGGCATCCCTGCTGGCCTTGCTGGTCAGCCTGCGGGACCTGATCGAGATGATGTCTATCGGCACCCTCCTGGCGTACACCCTGGTGTCCGTCTGCGTCCTCCTCCTGCGCTACCAGCCCGAGAGCGACATCCACGGCTTCGTCGACTTCCTGACCGAGGAGGGCGGCAAGAAGAAGGAGGGCGTGCTGGCCGAGTGCGAGAAGGACGCCTGCTCCCCTGCCAGCGAGGGCGAGGAGTACGGGGGCCCGCCCAACAACACCTGCGGCGCCAAGAACCTGCCCTCACTGGGCGACAACGAGATGCTAATCGGAAAGCCAGACAAGTCGGCCTATGCCCCCGGCCACCCCAACTACGGCACGGTGGAGATGGGCTCCGGCATCGAGGCGGATGAGTCGGAGAGCGTCTACGTCATGAAGCTGAAGAAGCTCCTGGGGCCCCGATACTACACCCTGCGCATCCGCCTGGGCCTGCCCGGCAAGATGGACCGGCCCACGGCCGCCACAGGCCGCACCGTCACCACCTGCGTCATGCTCCTCTTTGTCCTCATTGCGCTCTTCTGCTCCTTCGTCATCTTCGGAGCCCAGCACATCTCCAGGAGCAGCTGGTGGGCGGTGCTGCTGGTGGCCTTCATGGTGGCGCTGATGGCCGCCCTGATCTTCATCATCCTGCAGCAGCCCGAGAACCCCAAGAAGCTGCCATACATGGCGCCATGCGTGCCCTTCGTCCCCGCCTCCGCCATGCTCGTCAACATTTACCTCATGCTCAAGCTCTCCAGTATTACCTGGATCCGATTCGCTGTCTGGTGCtttgtgg GCCTGCTGATCTACTTTGGTTATGGCATGTGGAACAGCACCCTGGAGATCACGGCCAAAGAGGAGGAGGCTCACGCTAGCACCTACCAACGCTACGACGCAGGTGTGGATGACAGCTTTGCCATGGACGAAGACCTATACCCGCAGGACGACGGGAGCCAGTACCAGGGTTGGAATGCCCCTGAGGAGAGGGGTTGCCAGTACCAATACCAGTACCAGCAACCTCCTGCACCCGACGAGCTGGACGACAACAGAACCTCCTCACAGGGCAAGAGAACCAAAAGCAAAGGCAAAACCAAAAAGGGTTTTGAGGCCCTGGTCGCAGACGATGAGATGGACTACTCACCTGAATGA